The region TTTAACAATTATTTAGGAATTAGATATTGTGGAGGCTGCTACTTTAGCGGAGTAACCGGGAAACTCCATTGGACTTTGGTACTAGCATTAGTACTAGTAAGATCACAGCGCAACGCCCTGCTCGCGCCAGATTTCTGTAGTGTGCGGTCAGCACCGCCCGCCGTACAGCCAGCCCGCCTGTTCGGCACCTTGACCGCAGAGATATGATGTTGTTTTTGCGGGTTTTCAGGGACTTTAGGATTTGCAGGCGCAGCACCCTGCACCTGCTACCGGCCCCACGGCAGCATTACCCGGCGCTTGCCCCAAGCCCCTTGCTCAACGTTCGCGCAGGGCGTCGTACTTGGCCTTGGTGACGGGCTTCAGCAGATAATTCAGCACCGTCTTGTTGCCGGTGCGGATGTGAACGGTGGCGACCATCCCGGGCATGATCGGCAAATTTCTCTGGCCATTGCCCAGGTTGTTGGTCTTGGTGCGCACGCGAACCAGAAAGAAGCTTTCGTCTTTTTCGTCCGTGATGGAGTCGGCGGTAACGTTCTCGACGATGGCATCGAGGCCGCCGTAGATCGAGAAATCGTACGCCGTGAATTTGACCGTCGCCTCCTGGCCGGGGTGGATGAAGGCGATGTCCGAGGGCCGGATGCGCGCCTCGATCAGCAGGTTGTCTTCGATCGGGACGATCTCCATCACGTCCATGCCCGGCTGGATGATGCCGCCGACCGTGGTAATCTTGATCTGCTTGACGATGCCGTCCATGGGAGAGCGAACGGATGTCCGTTCCAGGCGGTCAGCCATGGCCACACTGGACGCACGTGTTTGCTCGAACTCGGCCCGCGCCATATTGAGTTCTGCAGAGGAGTCCGATCTGAATTTTGCGATCTGGCCCTCCACCTTGGTTCTGGCCTCGGCCAGACTCTGCTCCAGGCGCGGGAGCGCCAGGCGGGTCGCGTCGGTCTCGCCCCTCAGGTCGCTCACCTGCCGCTCCAGCCGCAGCACTTCCACTTCCGACAGCACGCCCTGCGCAACCAGCGGCTTGCTGATCTCAAGCTCGCGCGAAATCAGCCCCAGGCTTTCCTGCAGCTGTACCAGGCGCGTGCGTTTCTCCTGCAGCTCCTGACCGCGCTGATTGGCTTGCTGGCGCAGCACGGTGAGCGTGGCTTCCAGCTCACTCTGTCGGTTCAGGTAGAGCTGCCTTTCCTCTTCGGCGATACCCGGATTGGTAAGAAAAAGCTCTTCAGGCACCTGGAAAGACTTGCCGTCAACCTCTGCGGTAAGCCGGGCGATACGCGCCAGCAAGGCGTCATACTTGGCCTGGGCCTCACCCATCGACGAAGCGAATCGGGTCTTGTCCAGATTGAGCACGATCTGGCCCTTCTTGACGATGTCACCCAATCTGACCGGAATACTGGCGACGATGCCCCCCTCGAGATTCTGGATCACCTGCACCTGGGCTGAGGGAATAACCTTGCCTTCGCCGACCGTGATCTCTTCGAGCCGGGAGAAGCTGGCCCAGATCAGCGCGATCACCAGAAAGACAACAAACCCCCGGATGATCATCGAGGCGTAGCGTGGCGGCCCCTGAAAGACCGCTGCCGTGCTCTCAGGCATGAGCTCGAGATCGGCCTCCCTGGCCGCCTTTTCCTGCTCATCGGGAAGGATAAAGCGCTTCACCTTTTCCCGCAGTAACGCACCCACTGCAGCAAGCCTAGCTCTTGGCGACATTGAGCTTCCCTCCGGACAATGCCTCAAGCACCTGCTCCTTGGGCCCGTCGGCAACGATTCTGCCGCCTTCGACCACAATCAGCCGATCGACCAGCGTCAGCATCGAGGCGCGATGCGTTACCAGAATCAGGGTCTTGTCGGCCAGATGCGGCTTGATCCTCGCCTTGAAGTTTTCCTCCGACCGGTTGTCCAGTGAGTTGGTGGGCTCGTCCAGCAGCAATATCGTCGGATCCAGCAGTAATGCCCGGGCAATGGCGATGGACTGCCGCTGTCCGCCCGACAAGCCGTCTCCGCGCTCGCCCACCGGCATGCCAAAACCCTGGGGATGGCGGTTCACGAAATCGGTTACCCCGGCAATTTCCGCTGCCCGCAACATTGCCTTGTCGTCGACGTAGGGGGCTCCGAGCACGATGTTTTCCTTGACGCTGCCGAAGAACAGCAGTGAGTCCTGAGGCACGTAACCGATATTCCGCCGCAGATCGGCGGGATCGATCTGCTGCTGATCAACACCGTCTACCCAGATCGACCCGGAGGCCGGCTGATAGAGTCCGAGAATGAGTTTTTCAATGGTGGATTTGCCCGAGCCAATGCGGCCGATGATGCCGACCCGCTCCTTGGGTGCGACCTTGAACGATATTTTGCTCAGGGCCTCTACCGGCTGCCCCGGATAGGCGAAGCTGACATTCTGGAATTCGATTGCCCCCTCGAAGCCCGGACGATTGACGAACTGCTTGCCCGGCGGGCGCTCGGTGGGCAGGTTCATGATGCTGTTCAGACCCTGGAGCGCCGATCTGGCATGGTGGAAACGGGTGGACAGGGCCGCCACCTGGGACAGGGGGGCCAGAATCCGCCCCGCCAACAGCGTGCAGGCGATAAGACCGCCCAATGACAGTGATTTGTCAGAGATCAGGTAGACACCCACGACGACGACGCCCACGGTTGCGAGTTGCTGCACAAAAACTGACGAATTGACGGCGGCGGCGGACAGCAGCCGTGCGGTCAGGCCGAGCTTGGCGATCTGGCCGACGAGCTGTTCCCAGCGCCGTTGCACCGGGCTTTCTGCGGCCAGTGCCTTGATCGTCTCCAGCCCCCCCAGGTTTTCGATGAGGGCTGATTGGCGCTGGGCGGTTGCCCGGAATGTTTCACCTATGACGCGTGACAAGGGCTTTTGCAGGAGGAGACTCGGTATCAGAATCAGCGGAATTGCAACCAGCGGCACCAGCACGACGAGGCCTCCCACCCACCAGACGACCAGCAGGAAGAGCAGGACAAAGGGCAGGTCAATTAACGTCACGATGGTGGCGGAGGTGAGGAATTCACGGAACGACTCAAACTCATGCAGGCTGTTGGCAAACGCACCAACGGATTTCGGGCGCGCTTCCATGCGTATGGCAAGCACCTTCTCAAGAATGGTCGCGGAAAGAATGATGTCGACTTTTTTCCCGGCGATATCGACAAAATATCCGCGCAGGCTGCGCATGAGGAAATCGAAAACAAAGACGATTCCCACGCCGATCGCCAGCACCCAGAGGGTTGAAAAGGTCTGGTTCGGCACCACCCGGTCATACACATTCATGACGAACAGCGGCGTAACCAGGGCAAATACGTTGATCAGGAAGGACGCTACCAGAACCTCGGCATAAATCGGCCACGACTGCTTCAGCGTATCCCAGAACCAGTGGCCGCCCTGCGGCAGCGGTGATGCGTCGGCACGTTCGTCAAACCTGAAGATCGGCCGGACGAAGATGGCATAACCGGTATAACTGCTCTCGATCGCCTCCGGATCTATCCTGACCTCGCCGTCACCCGACTCCGGCTGGATGATGCGCAATTGCCCGCCCTCCTCCCGCTCCAGCAGGATGCAGGCGTCACCGTCCTGCAGCAAGAGCACAGCCGGCAGCGTGAGATTCGAGATTTCCGCAAGCGGTCGCTTGATGATCCGGGCAGAAAGGTTGGCGCGCTGCGCCGCCCGGATGAAAAGCTCAGGTGTCAGGCGGGACTCTTCCAGCGGCAGTCCGGCCGTCAATGACTGTGCCGAGTGCGGCTGGTGCTGGATACGGGTGAGTATGGCCAGGCAGTTCGCCAACGGATCATCGGGAAGGAGCGCCTCTTTAGGGACTGCCCATTCCTTGGTTTCTGGTGCCTTATCCGTATCCGTCGGGGACATCGCGCGCCTTATTATTTACTGTAAATCACAAAACCGTCAGCGGCCTTTAAGGTCATCCCGTGGCAACCCCGTAACCCGGCGCCCAGCTTCCGGCGATCGCTTTGACTCTGGCATCAGACTACAGCAGATGTCTGGACACCTAGCATACTGGAGTCCGCCGGAAGATCAAGGTCTGGCGACCTGGGCTGTCCGCTCGTCCTCACGCCAGCGATGCCCAAGCAGTCTCCAACCGTTGACCTGTATGGGTCGTACTCCTGCCGTGCAGGGATGCGCAGGAGTGGCCTCGCTCAGCCGCTATATTATTTTTTTTACCAGCACCTTTGAATTCCGCTGATAATTGTACAACTGTTGCCGCGCGACCGGCAGGGCCTTGATGTCCGCCGCCATGAAGCCGCGCTCGACAAACCAGTGTGCTGTGCGTGTGGTGAGCACCAGCATGCGCTTTATCTTCCGCTGCTTCGCCGCGCGCTCCATATACTCCAGCAGCGCCTCGCCCCGGCCCGAGTCCTGGTAGTCCGGATGCACCACCAGGCAGGCCAGTTCGCCGCAGCCCTCTTTAACATAGGGATACAGTGCGGCACAGGCAATGATCGCGTTGTCACGCTCCATCACCGTAAAATAACCAATCTCGGTCTCCAGCCGTTCACGCGAGCGACGCACCAGCACGCCCTCATCTTCCAGCGGCGAGATCAACTCCAGAATACCGCCAACATCGTCGATGGTCGCCGGGCGCGTATTTTCGTAGCTGTCACCCGCTATCAGCGTGCCGCTGCCATCCCGAGTGAACAACTCCAGCAGCAAGGCGCCGTCCGTGTGGCGGCTGATGAGGTGCACGCGGCGCACGCCCTTATGGCAGGCCTGCACGGCACCGCTGATCAAACGTTTGATGTCAGGTGTCAGGACGCCTTTGGCGGAAAGCATTTTTTGCGCCTCGGCGAGCTTCAATTGCCGCACCAGACGCTTTTTCACATCCAGCACACCGGCCCCTTCCACCATGTGCAGCAGTTTGTCGGCGTGCAGTTCGGCAGCAACCGCCGTGGCAACGTCCCCGGCGGAAAGATTGAACACCTCGCCACTGGGCGAATAACCGAGGGGCGAAACCAGCACCACAGCCGCATCAGCCAGCGCCTGCTCGATGCCCTGCACATCCACGCGCCGCACTTCGCCCGTGTGTTCGTGATCGACACCGTCACGCACACCGAGCGGACGTGCAGTGATGAAGTTACCAGAGGCAACGCGGATACGCGCACCCGCCATGGGTGAGTTGGCCAACCCCATGGAGAGCAGCGCTTCAATCTCCACCCGCACGCTCCCGACCGCCTCCTTCACACACGCCAGCGCGGAAGCGTCTGTTACCCGCAGACCGTTGGCATAACGCATCCTGATGCCGCGTTCACGCAGACGCGCCTCAATTTGCGGCCGCGCACCATGCACCAGCACCACCCGTACGCCCAGCGCATTGAGCAGCGCGACGTCGTGAATAAAGTGCGCGAAACTTGCATCTGCTACCGCCTCACCTCCAAACGCGATGACGAACGTGCGGCCCCGATGCGCGTTAATGTAGGGCGAGGAATGGCGGAACCAGCCGACAAAGGCCGTGTTGCTGTTTTTTTCAGAGACAGGCATGGCTGACGCCTACTGACAAAGTGACGCGTATTATACGCGACCGGCTCACTTTTTCGCGGTCAATTTAAGGGCCGCCGAGTTGATGCAATACCGCTGTCCCGTCGGTTGTGGGCCATCCGGGAACACATGGCCCAGATGTGCGTCACACACGCTGCACAGCACCTCTGCTGGGCAGGGAGCCCGAATGTCGCGGGCGCATGGATGCGCAGGAGCGACGGTTCTGCGCATGAAAAAGCCGTTATCTTCCTTCTCCAATACGCTGTCCTCCGCAATCGGTGCCCAGTAACTGGGCCAGCCGGTGCCGGAATCGAATTTTGTTTCCGCAGCGAACAGCGGATTGCCGCAACAAACACAGTGATACACGCCCGCCTCCTTGCAGGCATGGTATTCACCGCTGAATGCGCGTTCGGTACCGTGCCGACGTGTCACTTCATATTGCTGCTGCGTGAGCAGCTTTTCCCACTCCTCAGCGGATTTGGCTATCTTCTCCCTCACACCACGTTACCTCTAATCCGTCACCGCACCGACGCTGCTGCTCGACACCTGTTTGGCGTATTTGGCCAACACACCGCGTGTGTAACGTGGCGCGGGCGGCTGCCACGCGGCGCGGCGCCGGGCCAGCTCCGCTTCCGGCACATTGAGCTGCAGCAGACGTGCATCCGCGTCGATGGTAATGGAGTCACCCTCCTGTACCAGCGCGATGGTGCCGCCCACCGCCGCCTCGGGCGCAACATGGCCCACCACCATGCCGTAGGTGCCGCCGGAAAAGCGGCCATCGGTAATCAGGCCAACAGCGTCGCCCAGGCCTTCACCAATGATGGCCGAGGTGGGCGACAGCATTTCGCGCATGCCGGGCCCGCCCCTTGGGCCTTCATAACGTATAACCACCACATCCCCTGCCTTGATTTTTTGCGCCAGTATGGCCTCCATGCACGTCTCTTCCGACTCAAACACACGCGCCGGACCGGTAATGGCATGCAGCTTGATGCCGGTGATCTTTGCCACCGCACCTTCCTCGGCCAGATTACCCTTCAGGATGGCAAGATGGCCCTGGGCGTAGATGGGTGCGCTCCACGGCCGGATGACGTCCTGATCCTTGCGCGGCTCTGCCGGCACGTCCTTTAATACTTCCGCTACGGTCTGGCCGCTGATAGTCAGCGCGTCGCCATGCAACACACCGTGCGCGAGCAGGATCTTCATCACTTGGGGAATACCGCCCGCCTGGTGCAGGTCGGTGGCCACATAACGCCCGGAGGGTTTCAGATCGCACAGCACCGGCACGCGCACGCGCACGCTCTCGAAATCATCAATCGCAAGCGGTATCTGCATGGCGTGCGCGAGGGCGAGCAGGTGCAACACGGTGTTGGTGGAACCACCTACCGCCATGGTCACGGCGATGGCGTTTTCAAATGCCTTGCGCGTGAGTAACTGACTCGGCAGTATCTGTTGCTTGATCGCGTTCACCAGCACTGCGGCGGACTCGGCTGTACTCTCCGCCTTCTCCGCATCTTCGGCTGCCATGGTGGACGAATAGGGCAGGCTCATGCCCATGGCCTCGATAATGGAGGACATGGTGTTGGCGGTATACATGCCGCCGCACGAACCCGCACCCGGACAGGCGCGGCGCTCGACCTCCATCAACTCCTGCTCGTCGATTTTATGCGCGGTGAACTGGCCGACGGCCTCGAAGGCGCTGACGATGGTGAGGTCACGGCCTTTGTAATGGCCCGGCTTGATGGTGCCACCGTAGACAAATATCGCGGGAATGTTCAGGCGCGCCATGGCAATCATGGCGCCGGGCATGTTCTTGTCGCAGCCGCCGATGGCAAGCACACCGTCCATACTCTGGCCATTGCACACGGTTTCAATGGCGTCGGCAATCACCTCGCGCGACACCAGTGAATATTTCATGCCCTCGGTGCCCATCGAGATGCCGTCACTGATGGTGATGGTGCCAAACACCTGCGGCATGGCCCCAGCCTGCTTCAGCGCCGCTTCGGCGCGCGCGGCCAGTGCACCTATGCCCATGTTGCAGGGCGTGATGGTGCTGTGCGCATTGGCAACACCGACCACCGGCTTGTCAAAGTCCGCATCGCCAAATCCCACTGCACGCAGCATGGCGCGGTTGGGTGAACGCTGCACGCCCTGGGTAACGACTTTGCTCCTGCGATTATCCGACATTATTTACTCCATACACATGGGTTGATTGATGACTTTCATTTGTTATTCCACAGACACTGGCCGCCACTCGCTGTGGTAATCGCCTGCAGCCGTTCCTCGTGCGCACTGATCTCCTCGGCCGTGGCACGCAGCACTGGCAACGCGGCACGCTTGCCCGACACGCGCCGCACGGCCTGCGCCTCGGTGCCAAAATGGGCCGCATCGCCCAGCAGGCTGGCCTGGCCGCCGGTCATGGCCAGATACACCTCGGCCAGTATCTCCGCATCCAGCAGTGCACCGTGGTGGGTGCGCTGCGAGTTGTCCACGTTATAGCGTTTGCAGAGGCTGTCGAGATTGTTTTTCTGGCCGGGGTGCAGCGAACGCGCCAGTTGCAGCGTGCAGGCGACGGTGCAGCAATCCTGTATCTCGCCGTGCTCCGGGCCCAGCAACGACAACTCGCTGTTGAGAAAGCCGACATCAAAGGCCGCATTGTGTATCACCAGCTCAGCATCGCGCACAAACGCGACAAACTCATCTGCGATATCGCGAAAGCGCGGCTTGCCCGCCAACTGCGCGTCGGTGATGCCGTGTACTTCCATGGCGCCGGGGTCAATCGGGCGGTCGGGTTGCAGGTAGTAGTGGAAGGTATTGCCCGTCTTGCGTCGGTTCACCAGTTCCACGCAACCGATCTCGATGATGCGGTGGCCCTGCGCGTGCTCCAGTCCGGTGGTTTCGGTATCGAGGATGACCTGCCTCACGGGGCACCTCTAAAAACGTCTCTTTTGCTCCAATACAGTGCTGTACAAGGACGTACGAATGTCGCGCGCGCAGGACGCGCAGGAGCGACCGTTGCAGCTTGTCTCCGCTGCTCACATGCTGGCGTGTATGCTGTGCTGTACAAGGATGTATGAATGTCGCGAGCGCAGGATGCGCAGGAGCGACCGCTGCTTGACGGCGCTGCGCCTTGTCTTGAATCAAAATCCATCATTTTCAGAGGCACCCTGCTTTGCTTCCTGTTTCATTTCGTCTATGGCCTGATTCGCCAACTGGTCGGCGATTTCATTTTCCGGGTGACCGTTGTGGCCGCGCACCCAGTGCCACGTTACCTTGTGTGTCGCGACAACGGCGTCCAGCCGCTGCCACAGATCGACATTCTTGACCGGCTTTTTGTCTGCCGTTTTCCAGCCGCGTCGCTTCCAGCTGTTGATCCACTGACTGATGCCCTGATGTACATACTGTGAATCGGTTGTGACTGCTGCCTCACATGACCTTTTGAGTGATTCCAGCGCCTGAATCACGGCCATGAGTTCCATCCGGTTATTGGTGGTATGCGCCTCCGCGCCGAAGAGGGTCTTCTCCGTGCCCTGATAACGCAGCAACGCACCCCAACCGCCGGGGCCGGGATTGCCGCGGCAGGCACCATCGGTAAATATTTCCACCACGCTGGTGGAGCCGGCTTCAGTCATGGTGCCGTACCTTGCCCGCACTGGTCTCGGGCATGCGTACCGGCACCAGTCGCCGCGTCGATTCCCAGCGTGGCTTGATCGGCGTGAGTGTTGCTACACGTTTTTTTGCCAGCAGCAGATAGGCGCCGCCCCAGGCGGGCCAGGTACGCGCGCCCAGTTTCTCCATAAAATCCAGACGCTGCATGATACCGGGGTGACGCAGCGGCGGACGAAAAAAGAACGGTCGTTGCGCCACCACCTCAAATCCGAGCAGCGCCAGCCAGTCCTTGATCCGCAGCAGGCTGAGAAAACGGCCACACCACGGCGGACGGCCACTGCGCATCAGCGCCAGTCGCCACAGCCCCCACAGGCTCCACGGATTAAAACCCAGAATGACCACATGGCCCTCGGGAATCAGCACCCGCTCGGCCTCGCGCAACACGCCATGCGGGTCGGCCTCGAATTCCAGCGTATGCGCCAGCAGCACGACATCCACCGCGTCGGTCGCCACCGGCAGGGCATCAGGTCGACTATAGACCCCCGGCGCAACTTTTCCCGCCCCTTCCAGATCGCTCACCAGGACTACGCGGTGGGTAATACGGCTGCTGGCGAGCAGATCGACATCCGTCAGGCTGCCGATCTGGAGCGCGTGATAGCCAAACAGGTTGGGCAGAAACTCCGCCAGTTGCGCACGCTCCATATCGAGCAGCCAACGCCCCAGGCTCAGCCGATACCAGGCCCGCTGCAGGCGTCTTGTGCCTGATTGCGGTGTGGCACCACCCTCATGTCCGTTACTGTGTCTCATAAGCCTGATTCAGTGCTGCTCTGCCTGTATTGGAGCGGGCCACGCTGCATCCGGATTGACCTCGCGCTGGCACGGTGTAGCATGTGACGCATGATGCAGGTTCGCCCCGTAGCCGCCTTCAGGGACAATTATATCTGGCTCGCCGGTCATGCCGACAGCCGCCGCGTGGCGATTGTCGATCCGGGCGACGCCCAGCCGGTACTCAATGCCCTGCGGCGTGACGCCCTCACACCGTGCGCGGTACTGATCACCCATCACCATCACGACCACGTTGGTGGCGTCACTGAACTGCTGCGTCATTTCGGCCTGCCGGTGTATGGTCCCGCCCGTGAAGCGATACCCGCGCTCAGCCATCCGTTGCACGAGGGCGACCAAGTGGTGCTGGAGGAGGCGGGCCTCCGCCTTAACGTACTCGACGTGCCGGGCCACACCCGGGGCGCCATCGCCTATCACGGTAACGGCGGGCTGTTTTGCGGCGACACGCTGTTCACTGCGGGCTGCGGTTACCTGTTTGAGGGCACGGCAACCCAAATGTACCACGCTTTGAGCAAACTCGCCGGGCTGCCGCCTGAAACACAGGTATACTGCGGCCATGAATACACGGCCGACAATCTGGCCTTTGCCCGCGTGGTCGAACCCCATAACCCGGACATCCTCAGCCGCAGCAGCGATGTCGACCGCCTGCGTGAGCAAGGCCTGCCGACGGTTCCCGCCCCCTTAGCACTGGAATTGCGCACCAACCCGTTTTTGCGTTGTCATATCCCTGCCGTTGCGGCGGCGGCGGAGCGCTATGCTGGCCGCCGTCTGGCCGAGGCGGCCGACGTGTTCGCAGTTGTGCGGGCTTGGAAAGACGATTTAGACAAAGTATAATTTACAGGCTTCTGGTTGACCTCCCTCCCCCTGGCTTCTACCATTTTTCGTTATGGGAAAACTGAAACAACGTTACACCGCAGGAAAATGCTGCCTCATGCTCACCCTGAGCCTGGGGCTGGTCGCCTGTGCCCAGCAACCCCGTGACACAGCCGCTGCGCCATCCCCAACGATCAGCGATAACCTGTCGAAAGAAGTAGAAAAACAAGGGGATCCCCCCGCCTCCGACAGCACCGAGGCCTCTGCTTCCACCATACCTGACACCCCTTCTGATTCCGCGCCCGAACACCCCCTCACCACCACCCGCCCGGGCCTGTGGGACAGCTTGGAGCAGCAGTTAACGCCACCCGATACGCCCACCGCCGAGGCCGACTCGCCCTCAGACTTGTGGCACCGGATCCGCGCCGGTTTTGCACTCCCCCATTACGATCACCCCAAGGTGCAGGCCGAGGCCCGCGCATACGCCACCTCGCAGGAGCATGTCGATACCGTCACTCAGCGTGCCACGCCTTATATGTACTACGTGGTACAAGAGCTGGAGAAGCGCGGCATGCCCACCGAAATTGCGCTGGTGCCCATTATCGAGAGCGCCTACTCGCCGGGGGCAGTATCCGCCAGCGGGGCGGCAGGCATCTGGCAGTTCATCCCCTCCACCGGGCGCCATATGGGCCTGACCCGCAACTTCTGGTACGACGGTCGGCGTGATGTCATCGCCTCGACCGCTGCAGCGCTGACCTATCTGCAGCGGCTCAATACCGAGTTCGACGGCGACTGGCTGATCACCCTCGCGGCCTATAACGCGGGTGAAGGCAGACTGCGGCGCGCCATACAAAAGAATCAGCGGGCTGGAAGGCCTGCCGACTTCTGGTCACTCGACCTGCCGCAGGAAACAGCGACCTATGTACCGCGCCTGCTCGGCATCGCCGCCCTCGTGAACCATCCGGAAGAATTCGGCATTACCCTCGCCAGCATTCCCAACGCCCCCTACCTCGCCAGCGTGGACGTCGACAACCAGATCAACCTCAATGTGGCGGCCCAGATTGCCGGCATGTCACGCGACG is a window of Gammaproteobacteria bacterium DNA encoding:
- the ilvD gene encoding dihydroxy-acid dehydratase, giving the protein MSDNRRSKVVTQGVQRSPNRAMLRAVGFGDADFDKPVVGVANAHSTITPCNMGIGALAARAEAALKQAGAMPQVFGTITISDGISMGTEGMKYSLVSREVIADAIETVCNGQSMDGVLAIGGCDKNMPGAMIAMARLNIPAIFVYGGTIKPGHYKGRDLTIVSAFEAVGQFTAHKIDEQELMEVERRACPGAGSCGGMYTANTMSSIIEAMGMSLPYSSTMAAEDAEKAESTAESAAVLVNAIKQQILPSQLLTRKAFENAIAVTMAVGGSTNTVLHLLALAHAMQIPLAIDDFESVRVRVPVLCDLKPSGRYVATDLHQAGGIPQVMKILLAHGVLHGDALTISGQTVAEVLKDVPAEPRKDQDVIRPWSAPIYAQGHLAILKGNLAEEGAVAKITGIKLHAITGPARVFESEETCMEAILAQKIKAGDVVVIRYEGPRGGPGMREMLSPTSAIIGEGLGDAVGLITDGRFSGGTYGMVVGHVAPEAAVGGTIALVQEGDSITIDADARLLQLNVPEAELARRRAAWQPPAPRYTRGVLAKYAKQVSSSSVGAVTD
- a CDS encoding HlyD family type I secretion periplasmic adaptor subunit — protein: MSPRARLAAVGALLREKVKRFILPDEQEKAAREADLELMPESTAAVFQGPPRYASMIIRGFVVFLVIALIWASFSRLEEITVGEGKVIPSAQVQVIQNLEGGIVASIPVRLGDIVKKGQIVLNLDKTRFASSMGEAQAKYDALLARIARLTAEVDGKSFQVPEELFLTNPGIAEEERQLYLNRQSELEATLTVLRQQANQRGQELQEKRTRLVQLQESLGLISRELEISKPLVAQGVLSEVEVLRLERQVSDLRGETDATRLALPRLEQSLAEARTKVEGQIAKFRSDSSAELNMARAEFEQTRASSVAMADRLERTSVRSPMDGIVKQIKITTVGGIIQPGMDVMEIVPIEDNLLIEARIRPSDIAFIHPGQEATVKFTAYDFSIYGGLDAIVENVTADSITDEKDESFFLVRVRTKTNNLGNGQRNLPIMPGMVATVHIRTGNKTVLNYLLKPVTKAKYDALRER
- the msrB gene encoding peptide-methionine (R)-S-oxide reductase MsrB gives rise to the protein MREKIAKSAEEWEKLLTQQQYEVTRRHGTERAFSGEYHACKEAGVYHCVCCGNPLFAAETKFDSGTGWPSYWAPIAEDSVLEKEDNGFFMRRTVAPAHPCARDIRAPCPAEVLCSVCDAHLGHVFPDGPQPTGQRYCINSAALKLTAKK
- the rnhA gene encoding ribonuclease HI; translation: MTEAGSTSVVEIFTDGACRGNPGPGGWGALLRYQGTEKTLFGAEAHTTNNRMELMAVIQALESLKRSCEAAVTTDSQYVHQGISQWINSWKRRGWKTADKKPVKNVDLWQRLDAVVATHKVTWHWVRGHNGHPENEIADQLANQAIDEMKQEAKQGASENDGF
- the dnaQ gene encoding DNA polymerase III subunit epsilon, with translation MRQVILDTETTGLEHAQGHRIIEIGCVELVNRRKTGNTFHYYLQPDRPIDPGAMEVHGITDAQLAGKPRFRDIADEFVAFVRDAELVIHNAAFDVGFLNSELSLLGPEHGEIQDCCTVACTLQLARSLHPGQKNNLDSLCKRYNVDNSQRTHHGALLDAEILAEVYLAMTGGQASLLGDAAHFGTEAQAVRRVSGKRAALPVLRATAEEISAHEERLQAITTASGGQCLWNNK
- the gloB gene encoding hydroxyacylglutathione hydrolase, whose product is MMQVRPVAAFRDNYIWLAGHADSRRVAIVDPGDAQPVLNALRRDALTPCAVLITHHHHDHVGGVTELLRHFGLPVYGPAREAIPALSHPLHEGDQVVLEEAGLRLNVLDVPGHTRGAIAYHGNGGLFCGDTLFTAGCGYLFEGTATQMYHALSKLAGLPPETQVYCGHEYTADNLAFARVVEPHNPDILSRSSDVDRLREQGLPTVPAPLALELRTNPFLRCHIPAVAAAAERYAGRRLAEAADVFAVVRAWKDDLDKV
- a CDS encoding methyltransferase domain-containing protein, whose protein sequence is MRHSNGHEGGATPQSGTRRLQRAWYRLSLGRWLLDMERAQLAEFLPNLFGYHALQIGSLTDVDLLASSRITHRVVLVSDLEGAGKVAPGVYSRPDALPVATDAVDVVLLAHTLEFEADPHGVLREAERVLIPEGHVVILGFNPWSLWGLWRLALMRSGRPPWCGRFLSLLRIKDWLALLGFEVVAQRPFFFRPPLRHPGIMQRLDFMEKLGARTWPAWGGAYLLLAKKRVATLTPIKPRWESTRRLVPVRMPETSAGKVRHHD
- the argA gene encoding amino-acid N-acetyltransferase, which produces MPVSEKNSNTAFVGWFRHSSPYINAHRGRTFVIAFGGEAVADASFAHFIHDVALLNALGVRVVLVHGARPQIEARLRERGIRMRYANGLRVTDASALACVKEAVGSVRVEIEALLSMGLANSPMAGARIRVASGNFITARPLGVRDGVDHEHTGEVRRVDVQGIEQALADAAVVLVSPLGYSPSGEVFNLSAGDVATAVAAELHADKLLHMVEGAGVLDVKKRLVRQLKLAEAQKMLSAKGVLTPDIKRLISGAVQACHKGVRRVHLISRHTDGALLLELFTRDGSGTLIAGDSYENTRPATIDDVGGILELISPLEDEGVLVRRSRERLETEIGYFTVMERDNAIIACAALYPYVKEGCGELACLVVHPDYQDSGRGEALLEYMERAAKQRKIKRMLVLTTRTAHWFVERGFMAADIKALPVARQQLYNYQRNSKVLVKKII
- a CDS encoding type I secretion system permease/ATPase, coding for MSPTDTDKAPETKEWAVPKEALLPDDPLANCLAILTRIQHQPHSAQSLTAGLPLEESRLTPELFIRAAQRANLSARIIKRPLAEISNLTLPAVLLLQDGDACILLEREEGGQLRIIQPESGDGEVRIDPEAIESSYTGYAIFVRPIFRFDERADASPLPQGGHWFWDTLKQSWPIYAEVLVASFLINVFALVTPLFVMNVYDRVVPNQTFSTLWVLAIGVGIVFVFDFLMRSLRGYFVDIAGKKVDIILSATILEKVLAIRMEARPKSVGAFANSLHEFESFREFLTSATIVTLIDLPFVLLFLLVVWWVGGLVVLVPLVAIPLILIPSLLLQKPLSRVIGETFRATAQRQSALIENLGGLETIKALAAESPVQRRWEQLVGQIAKLGLTARLLSAAAVNSSVFVQQLATVGVVVVGVYLISDKSLSLGGLIACTLLAGRILAPLSQVAALSTRFHHARSALQGLNSIMNLPTERPPGKQFVNRPGFEGAIEFQNVSFAYPGQPVEALSKISFKVAPKERVGIIGRIGSGKSTIEKLILGLYQPASGSIWVDGVDQQQIDPADLRRNIGYVPQDSLLFFGSVKENIVLGAPYVDDKAMLRAAEIAGVTDFVNRHPQGFGMPVGERGDGLSGGQRQSIAIARALLLDPTILLLDEPTNSLDNRSEENFKARIKPHLADKTLILVTHRASMLTLVDRLIVVEGGRIVADGPKEQVLEALSGGKLNVAKS